The following are encoded in a window of Campylobacter concisus ATCC 51562 genomic DNA:
- a CDS encoding histidinol-phosphatase, protein MTVDLHNHTPLCKHAVGEPREYVQNAIKAGTKYFGFSDHAPMNYDEAYRMSFDEMQGYEDEILHLRDEFSGEIEILLGYEMDFLDGFMDERVFARKVDYLIGSVHFFNGWAFDNPEFIGGYEGKDLDQIWQEYFDHVERSAKLGKFDIMGHIDLLKLFKFLPKKDVRILAKNAVNAIKEADLVVEINAAGFRKPIGEQYPSVNLLELIAEKDITITFGSDAHAKEDIGKNGEICEQIARDLGYSKCAIFKNRDRELVKF, encoded by the coding sequence ATGACCGTCGATCTTCACAACCATACGCCACTTTGCAAGCACGCAGTTGGAGAGCCAAGAGAGTATGTACAAAACGCAATCAAAGCTGGCACAAAATACTTTGGTTTTAGCGATCACGCACCGATGAACTACGATGAAGCTTACAGAATGAGCTTTGATGAAATGCAGGGCTATGAAGATGAAATTTTACATTTAAGAGATGAATTTAGCGGTGAGATAGAAATTTTGCTTGGCTATGAGATGGATTTTTTAGATGGATTTATGGATGAGCGAGTTTTTGCTAGAAAGGTTGATTATCTAATAGGCTCTGTGCATTTTTTTAATGGCTGGGCATTTGACAATCCAGAATTTATCGGTGGTTACGAGGGCAAAGACTTAGATCAAATTTGGCAAGAGTATTTTGATCATGTAGAAAGATCGGCCAAGCTTGGCAAATTTGACATTATGGGACACATTGATCTTTTAAAACTTTTTAAATTTTTGCCAAAAAAGGATGTTAGGATTTTGGCTAAAAATGCAGTAAATGCGATAAAAGAAGCAGATTTAGTTGTTGAGATAAATGCCGCTGGCTTTAGAAAACCTATCGGCGAGCAATATCCAAGCGTAAATTTACTAGAGCTTATAGCCGAAAAAGATATAACCATCACCTTTGGCTCAGATGCTCACGCAAAAGAAGATATCGGTAAAAATGGTGAAATTTGCGAGCAAATAGCTAGAGATTTAGGTTATTCAAAATGTGCTATTTTTAAAAATAGAGATAGAGAATTAGTAAAATTTTAG
- a CDS encoding DNA polymerase III subunit gamma/tau, giving the protein MQALALKYRPKNFDELIGQEAVSKSLIHALDEGRISHAYLFSGLRGSGKTSSARIFSKALVCEKGPTSKPCEVCPQCIMANESRHMDIIEMDAASHRKIDDIRELIEQTKYAPAMARYKIFIIDEVHMLTKEAFNALLKTLEEPPSYVKFILATTDPLKLPTTVLSRTQHFRFKQISRYSIIKHLEFILSKEGISYEKEALEILARSGGGSLRDTLTLLDQAIIYGANNVTANGVASMLGLLDPEKIEEIITHVLNHDKNAIRVLVSELESYDPEMIIDEILANLKQKFIENDSKISLLVYERFFRILAQAKGMLNVSSDNGFVLMLMLFMMIEALNLQDIDDAINEVISKNSENSTQITEVITQKSQAAPTKMQGPYELFLTKIYDRNYDLGEFFKEFVEFSFFNNNEFGLIVNAKDENLEYFKKNWKILNEILRTLFGQNAKIVNAKSDEQKVQTKTPKASLENNEKSELDELDEEILRLNANNIETKNESKIEIKSELQNEKNNFALMLNKEPKTPEELQRQREQGVLKEANRLFGEPTIES; this is encoded by the coding sequence TTGCAAGCACTAGCTTTAAAATATCGCCCTAAAAATTTTGATGAACTTATCGGTCAAGAAGCAGTTAGTAAAAGTCTTATACACGCACTTGACGAGGGTCGCATAAGCCACGCATATCTGTTTTCTGGGCTTAGAGGCAGTGGTAAAACTTCAAGTGCCAGGATATTTTCAAAAGCTTTAGTATGCGAAAAAGGACCTACCTCAAAACCATGTGAAGTATGCCCACAATGCATAATGGCAAATGAGTCAAGACATATGGACATCATCGAAATGGACGCAGCTAGCCACAGAAAGATAGATGATATAAGAGAACTAATAGAGCAAACAAAATATGCTCCAGCAATGGCAAGATATAAAATTTTTATAATCGATGAAGTGCATATGCTAACCAAAGAGGCATTTAACGCCCTTTTAAAAACGCTTGAAGAGCCACCAAGCTATGTAAAATTTATCCTAGCGACGACTGATCCATTAAAACTCCCAACAACGGTGCTTTCAAGAACACAGCATTTTAGGTTTAAGCAAATAAGCAGATACAGCATCATTAAACATCTTGAGTTTATTTTAAGCAAAGAAGGCATTAGCTACGAAAAAGAGGCACTTGAAATTTTAGCAAGAAGTGGCGGAGGATCGCTAAGAGATACTTTGACACTTCTTGATCAAGCTATCATTTACGGGGCAAATAATGTCACGGCAAATGGCGTAGCATCGATGTTAGGACTTCTTGATCCAGAAAAGATCGAAGAGATAATAACTCATGTTTTAAATCACGATAAAAATGCTATTAGAGTGCTTGTAAGCGAACTTGAAAGCTACGATCCAGAGATGATAATAGATGAAATTTTGGCAAATTTAAAGCAAAAATTTATAGAAAATGACTCAAAAATTTCACTACTTGTTTATGAGAGATTTTTTAGGATTTTGGCACAAGCTAAAGGTATGCTAAATGTAAGTAGCGACAATGGCTTTGTGCTAATGCTAATGCTTTTTATGATGATAGAAGCGCTAAATTTACAAGATATTGATGACGCTATAAATGAAGTGATCTCAAAAAATAGCGAAAATTCCACTCAAATCACAGAAGTCATCACTCAAAAAAGCCAAGCAGCTCCTACTAAAATGCAAGGTCCATACGAACTATTCTTAACAAAAATTTATGATAGAAATTACGATCTTGGCGAGTTTTTTAAAGAATTTGTAGAATTTAGCTTCTTTAATAACAATGAGTTTGGACTGATAGTAAATGCAAAAGATGAAAATCTTGAATATTTTAAGAAAAATTGGAAAATTTTAAATGAGATATTGCGTACGCTTTTTGGACAAAATGCGAAAATAGTAAATGCAAAGAGTGATGAGCAAAAAGTACAAACTAAGACGCCTAAAGCCTCTTTAGAAAATAATGAAAAAAGCGAACTAGACGAGCTTGATGAGGAAATTTTAAGACTAAATGCAAATAACATTGAAACTAAAAATGAGTCAAAAATCGAGATAAAAAGCGAGCTACAAAACGAAAAAAATAACTTTGCTTTGATGCTAAATAAAGAGCCAAAAACGCCAGAAGAGCTTCAAAGGCAAAGAGAACAAGGGGTTCTAAAAGAGGCCAATAGACTTTTTGGCGAGCCAACTATCGAGAGCTAG
- a CDS encoding DUF3972 domain-containing protein codes for MQTYLGVDEFCKLVHLEREVIEDMINRGVLKTKEENGEILIEASEGTMSVVPSVSQNLSMQSQSQDGISFVEKTIGTILNLHEKVLDAKDETLETLRNENKFLKEALISMQELYDEDRKTVETLTKQLKISQDEVEFLKRKYKLMWNQAVENFNGQK; via the coding sequence GTGCAGACCTATCTTGGAGTTGATGAATTTTGCAAACTTGTGCATTTGGAGCGTGAAGTTATCGAAGATATGATAAATCGTGGCGTTTTGAAAACCAAAGAGGAAAATGGAGAAATTTTGATAGAAGCGAGCGAAGGAACGATGAGCGTGGTGCCTAGTGTTTCGCAAAATTTATCTATGCAGTCGCAAAGCCAAGATGGTATCAGCTTTGTTGAAAAGACGATTGGAACGATATTAAATTTACACGAAAAGGTACTTGATGCAAAGGATGAGACGCTTGAAACTTTAAGAAATGAGAATAAATTTTTAAAAGAGGCGCTTATTTCTATGCAAGAGCTCTATGACGAAGATAGAAAAACAGTAGAGACGCTTACAAAACAGCTTAAAATTTCACAAGATGAAGTTGAATTTCTAAAACGAAAATACAAGCTCATGTGGAACCAAGCGGTTGAAAATTTTAATGGGCAAAAGTAG
- the purE gene encoding 5-(carboxyamino)imidazole ribonucleotide mutase, with protein MKFVSIIMGSKSDYEIVSEAAKTLEKFGVKYELIISSAHRSPKRTSEYVANAEKKGAKVFIAAAGMAAHLAGAIAANTTKPVIGIPMAGSALSGVDALYSTVQMPSGMPVATLAIGKAGAINAAYLAVQILALEDDGLASALKADREAKIKALEEDSSKVEVIL; from the coding sequence ATGAAATTTGTTTCTATTATAATGGGAAGTAAAAGTGACTATGAGATCGTTAGCGAGGCGGCAAAGACTTTGGAGAAATTTGGCGTAAAATATGAACTGATAATCAGCTCAGCCCACAGAAGCCCAAAAAGAACTAGCGAATACGTCGCAAATGCCGAAAAAAAGGGCGCAAAAGTCTTCATCGCAGCTGCTGGCATGGCAGCTCACCTAGCTGGTGCGATCGCTGCAAATACTACAAAACCAGTGATTGGCATACCAATGGCAGGTTCGGCTCTTAGCGGCGTCGACGCACTTTACTCAACTGTGCAAATGCCAAGTGGCATGCCAGTGGCAACTCTAGCTATTGGCAAGGCCGGTGCTATAAATGCAGCCTATTTGGCAGTTCAAATTTTAGCTCTTGAAGATGATGGTCTGGCAAGTGCTTTAAAGGCCGATAGAGAGGCGAAGATAAAGGCCTTAGAGGAAGACTCTTCAAAGGTTGAAGTGATACTGTAA
- the ccoS gene encoding cbb3-type cytochrome oxidase assembly protein CcoS → MDSATLAMLVFISVLMGAFLLFGVLWGIKNKQFEDYRKFLDGANLDDEEALNEAYELELRKKEALKKRLEASSKDKASSR, encoded by the coding sequence ATGGATAGCGCGACACTTGCGATGCTGGTTTTTATCTCGGTTTTGATGGGAGCATTTTTGCTTTTTGGCGTGCTTTGGGGGATAAAAAATAAGCAATTTGAGGACTACCGAAAATTTTTAGATGGAGCAAACCTGGACGATGAAGAGGCGCTAAATGAAGCTTATGAGCTAGAGCTTCGCAAAAAAGAAGCGCTAAAAAAGAGACTAGAGGCTAGCAGTAAAGATAAGGCTAGCTCTCGATAG
- a CDS encoding peptidase U32 family protein, whose amino-acid sequence MLKRPELLSPAGNLTKLKIALEYGADAVYGSVASFSLRTRSAREFNLETFKEAIDYTHEKGKKFYATINAFPFNSQIEPLKRHLQTISAMKPDAFIIATPGVMSLAKEIAPDIEIHLSTQANVMNVLDAKIYHDMGAKRIVVAREMNLKDVIKIKEEIPTLDIEIFVHGSMCFAYSGRCLVSSVQSGRMSNRGSCANDCRFKYELYAKNEESGVLFRLEEDENGTHIMNSKDLCLISHIKEIVDSGVIDSFKIEGRTKSEYYAACTARAYKMAIDDAMDDKFDAQIYENEINTLKNRGFTDGYLVHRPYERTDTQNHTSSLEEGTHQVNAISEDGEFFKCKYKIFPDKGYEIVAPTGSHIDDSENEISKVYSQDGKKFIKFKQLITKKGKVMSEIHSGNENEINLGVKLPKFSFLREKI is encoded by the coding sequence GTGCTAAAAAGGCCTGAGCTTTTATCTCCAGCTGGAAATTTAACAAAACTTAAAATCGCCCTTGAATACGGAGCCGACGCTGTTTATGGCTCTGTGGCTAGCTTTTCGCTAAGGACTAGATCGGCAAGGGAGTTTAACCTTGAAACATTCAAAGAGGCGATAGACTACACACACGAAAAGGGAAAGAAATTTTATGCGACCATAAATGCCTTTCCTTTTAACTCTCAGATAGAGCCGCTAAAAAGGCACTTACAAACCATCTCAGCGATGAAGCCAGACGCCTTTATCATCGCAACTCCAGGCGTCATGAGCCTAGCAAAAGAGATCGCTCCAGATATCGAGATACACCTCTCTACTCAGGCAAACGTTATGAACGTGCTGGACGCTAAAATTTATCACGATATGGGCGCAAAACGCATCGTCGTGGCACGTGAAATGAATTTAAAAGATGTTATAAAGATAAAAGAGGAAATCCCAACCCTTGATATCGAAATTTTCGTCCATGGCTCGATGTGCTTTGCCTACTCTGGCAGGTGCTTGGTAAGCTCAGTGCAAAGCGGCCGTATGTCAAACCGCGGCAGCTGCGCAAATGACTGCAGATTTAAGTATGAACTCTACGCCAAAAACGAAGAGAGCGGCGTGCTTTTCCGCCTAGAAGAGGACGAAAACGGCACTCACATCATGAACTCAAAGGATCTTTGCCTCATCTCACACATCAAAGAGATCGTTGATAGCGGTGTCATTGATAGCTTTAAGATAGAGGGCCGCACAAAGAGCGAATACTACGCAGCCTGCACGGCAAGAGCCTATAAAATGGCGATAGATGACGCCATGGACGATAAATTTGACGCGCAAATTTATGAAAACGAGATAAATACGCTGAAAAATCGCGGCTTTACGGACGGCTACTTGGTACATAGACCCTATGAGCGAACCGATACGCAAAATCACACAAGTAGCCTAGAAGAGGGCACTCATCAGGTAAATGCGATAAGTGAAGACGGTGAGTTTTTTAAATGTAAATATAAAATTTTCCCAGATAAGGGCTATGAGATCGTAGCTCCGACTGGCTCACACATAGATGATAGTGAAAATGAAATTTCAAAGGTCTATTCACAAGATGGCAAGAAATTTATCAAATTTAAGCAGCTCATCACCAAAAAAGGCAAGGTCATGAGCGAAATTCACAGCGGCAATGAAAATGAGATAAACCTAGGCGTTAAGCTGCCAAAATTTAGTTTTTTAAGGGAGAAGATATGA
- the glnA gene encoding type I glutamate--ammonia ligase: MGKFVQNIDHFFDFCKENEVKFVDFRFTDLGGAWHSISYNIKAVTKENFTNGIPMDASSMHGWQPIDKSDMIMKPEATTAFLDPFTSDITVVVFCDIYDIYKGQIYEKCPRSIAKRAMQYVKDSGLGDEAYFGPENEFFVFDNVKIIDSPNCAMYQVDSEEGEWNDATDFKDSYNTGHRPRRKGGYLMTQPIDSMVDLRAEMMQVLEQVGLEVFLGHHEVAQGQGEIGVKFGNLVEAADNVQIYKYVVRMVAHLNGKTVTFMPKPLYGDNGSGMHVHQSVWKDGKNLFYKEGNYANLSDFARYYIGGVLKHARSVAAFTNPSTNSYKRLIPGFEAPSILTYSSQNRSASIRIPYGSGEKSVRAEMRFPDSTANPYLAFSAMLMAGLDGVKNKYEPVGPMDENLFKLHLDEIRERGIEQLPHTLRGSLEALIRDNEYLKPIMSDLFIDTYQHFKFETQVWPYEARPTAYEFKTCFSC, translated from the coding sequence GTGGGAAAATTCGTCCAAAATATAGATCATTTTTTTGATTTTTGTAAAGAAAATGAAGTCAAATTTGTAGATTTTAGATTTACTGATTTAGGTGGTGCTTGGCATAGCATTAGCTACAACATAAAAGCTGTTACGAAAGAAAATTTCACAAATGGCATCCCAATGGACGCTAGCTCTATGCATGGCTGGCAACCAATTGATAAGAGCGATATGATAATGAAGCCAGAAGCTACAACTGCATTTTTAGACCCATTTACTTCTGATATTACAGTCGTTGTTTTTTGCGATATTTACGACATTTACAAGGGTCAAATTTATGAAAAATGCCCTCGCTCAATTGCTAAAAGAGCAATGCAGTACGTAAAAGATAGTGGTCTTGGCGATGAGGCATACTTTGGCCCTGAGAATGAATTTTTTGTCTTTGACAACGTCAAAATCATCGATAGCCCAAACTGCGCGATGTATCAAGTAGATAGCGAAGAAGGCGAGTGGAACGATGCTACTGACTTCAAAGACAGCTACAATACAGGTCATCGCCCACGCAGAAAAGGCGGCTACTTGATGACTCAGCCGATCGACAGCATGGTCGATCTAAGAGCCGAGATGATGCAAGTTTTAGAGCAAGTTGGCCTTGAAGTCTTTTTGGGTCATCACGAAGTCGCTCAAGGACAAGGTGAGATCGGCGTGAAATTTGGCAATCTAGTCGAAGCCGCCGATAATGTTCAAATCTACAAATACGTCGTTCGCATGGTGGCTCACCTAAATGGCAAGACAGTTACATTTATGCCAAAACCACTTTATGGCGATAACGGAAGCGGCATGCACGTGCATCAATCAGTCTGGAAAGATGGTAAAAATTTATTCTATAAAGAGGGCAACTACGCAAATTTAAGTGATTTCGCAAGATACTACATCGGTGGCGTTTTAAAACACGCAAGAAGCGTTGCCGCCTTTACTAACCCAAGCACAAACAGCTACAAACGCCTAATCCCTGGCTTTGAAGCACCATCTATCCTAACATACTCTAGCCAAAACCGCTCAGCAAGTATCCGCATACCTTATGGCTCAGGTGAAAAGTCAGTTAGGGCTGAGATGAGATTTCCAGATAGCACAGCAAACCCTTATCTAGCCTTCTCAGCGATGCTAATGGCGGGACTTGACGGCGTTAAAAATAAATACGAGCCAGTTGGTCCGATGGATGAAAATTTATTTAAACTTCACCTAGATGAGATCAGAGAGCGCGGCATCGAGCAGCTCCCACACACACTCCGTGGCAGCCTTGAAGCGCTTATCCGCGATAACGAATACCTAAAACCGATAATGAGCGATCTTTTCATAGATACCTATCAACACTTCAAATTTGAAACTCAAGTTTGGCCTTACGAAGCGCGCCCAACCGCTTATGAGTTTAAAACTTGTTTCTCTTGCTAA